The Leishmania braziliensis MHOM/BR/75/M2904 complete genome, chromosome 10 genome contains a region encoding:
- a CDS encoding putative rab1 small GTP-binding protein: MMSNPNTPGGDCDYIFKIIVIGDSGVGKSSLTVRLSEDVFYKDYASTIAIDFRMHQMSYMDKRVRLQIWDTAGQERFQSVATAFYRGANGVLLCFDLTHRPSFVHLEQWMDRVRQQALPGIPCLLVGCKSDEARSSRQVTCEEALAWAQQHNMAFIETSAKEKENVQTAFQQITSFIFEDMKERNGKAPGAGDNAAARAQSVHLDRQGSNKKESKCC; this comes from the coding sequence ATGATGAGCAACCCCAATACCCCGGGCGGTGACTGCGACTACATCTTCAAGATCATCGTCATTGGTGACAGTGGTGTAGGCAAGTCCTCCTTGACTGTGCGTCTCTCCGAGGATGTCTTCTACAAGGACTACGCGTCCACCATCGCCATCGACTTCCGCATGCACCAAATGAGCTACATGGACAAGCGTGTCCGCCTTCAGATTTGGGACACGGCCGGCCAGGAGCGCTTCCAGTCCGTCGCCACGGCGTTCTACCGCGGTGCTAATGGCGTTCTGCTGTGCTTCGACCTTACCCACCGCCCGTCTTTTGTACATCTGGAGCAGTGGATGGACCGCGTGCGGCAACAGGCCCTGCCCGGTATCCCGTGTCTGCTGGTGGGGTGCAAAAGCGACGAGGCGCGCTCCAGCCGCCAGGTGACGTGTGAGGAGGCGCTAGCCTGGGCTCAGCAGCACAACATGGCATTCATCGAGACAAGcgcgaaggagaaagagaatgTTCAGACGGCCTTCCAGCAGATCACCAGCTTCATCTTCGAGGATATGAAGGAGCGTAACGGCAAGGCACCGGGGGCTGGCGACAACGCGGCTGCTCGCGCGCAGAGCGTCCACCTCGACCGCCAGGGGAGcaacaaaaaggaaagcaagTGCTGCTAG
- a CDS encoding putative small GTP-binding protein Rab7 → MEEDLAYKIIVIGSVSVGKSNITSRFCDDAFYPDLVPTLGMDFKYSSCSTLEKNPRCVRLQVWDTSGQDDFVTLTTAFYRNCQGALLCFDLTNRQSFEDLDQWYERLERYSPVVPPLILVGCKLDLVESHLDEHGEGIVLGSHRQIAKSEADAWARNYGCLCYLETSAKENTNVSQAFQQLATSIASTANPGPKQTGRTLGPGGRLLVEEKKPNNRQCCAN, encoded by the coding sequence ATGGAGGAAGACTTGGCGTACAAAATCATTGTGATTGGGAGCGTTAGTGTAGGGAAGAGCAACATCACATCTCGGTTCTGCGATGATGCCTTCTACCCTGACCTCGTCCCCACTTTGGGGATGGACTTCAAGTACAGTAGCTGCAGCACCCTCGAAAAGAATCCGCGCTGCGTGCGGCTGCAAGTCTGGGACACGAGCGGGCAGGACGACTTCGTCACGCTCACGACTGCCTTCTACCGAAACTGCCAGGGCGCGTTACTGTGCTTCGACCTTACGAACCGGCAATCCTTCGAGGATCTCGATCAGTGGTACGAGCGGCTAGAGCGGTACTCGCctgtggtgccgccgctcaTCCTGGTCGGGTGCAAACTGGATCTCGTAGAGAGCCACCTCGACGAGCATGGCGAAGGAATCGTCTTGGGCAGCCATCGCCAAATAGCCAAGAGTGAGGCAGACGCGTGGGCGCGGAATTACGGCTGTCTCTGTTACCTTGAGACGAGTGCAAAGGAGAACACGAATGTCTCGCAGGCGTTTCAGCAGCTCGCCACTTCCATCGCCTCCACAGCGAATCCCGGCCCCAAACAGACGGGCCGCACCCTCGGCCCCGGCGGCCGCCTACtagtggaagagaagaagccaAACAATCGCCAGTGCTGCGCCAactga